Proteins co-encoded in one Rhopalosiphum maidis isolate BTI-1 chromosome 2, ASM367621v3, whole genome shotgun sequence genomic window:
- the LOC113552985 gene encoding uncharacterized protein LOC113552985, translating to MESRGALLLLAVFVVAFQRPAHGQDCPDGVPVTYVKYSNSAPRSVVQPILLYASTPGVAITAECYNRCRKSVDCAGFIIDYTSTSCYRVPNMGSSTDNIVVTPNVNFFRKACLRVPESCNRRAWPIEVSMDYEINGFQYSVIPNIGDKWRCAQLCIDQNNCKSANYFRSTKMCSLNSETRKTKPTAFNPSRNQVEYLENECANTLPGVNQMSSCWHEPVYDRTLQQVDLQVENINIEQCKERCESEQYFSCRGYTFKCPTDGFGGTLCLLHGDDTLTAGPLIPSPCSTYIERITCIDLSVSCNDDSMIVSLRSQGFKGRMFVLGRPEECGVNGRHTDMTTITLPIVENHTQRNRCDVVVAKSANSNRKLATAVVVVQHHPIIQTVGDRVTKVSCAVGSSPHPSFLASRPQNITLDATFGVAEPSIHNTIYNDGGYDPNGLVGSANQVAKMRILEVGRNVKQVSEVKLGDELELRIDVNQPYNASQLRAGHLIASSGDGLDSLLLLDWRGCPPEPSTFPVLNLTPPNSMVARFKAFRFPSSPVLRFSLMMMFCDQLCKPSDCGNGQVSYGRRKRDTQASETKPKEVPLQLAIVVRSLEEQEEIIASQSQISNSNNNNERSSRRLEASVIRNNEWCITWPIGLAITIILVTMQTLIVLGCWSFFRRSNQKVLNDRVTLNSDFQPRHVTWADHQ from the exons ATGGAATCGCGCGGGGCGCTGTTGCTGTTGGCCGTGTTCGTCGTGGCGTTCCAGCGACCGGCGCACG GTCAAGATTGTCCAGATGGCGTACCAGTAACGTAcgttaaatatagtaattctGCTCCGAGATCTGTAGTACAGCCGATCTTATTATACGCCAGCACTCCCGGAGTTGCCATAACGGCAGAATGTTACAACAG ATGTAGAAAGTCGGTGGACTGTGCCGGCTTCATAATAGATTACACATCGACATCATGTTACCGGGTACCTAATATGGGAAGTTCCACCGACAATATTGTCGTGACCCCTAATGTAAACTTTTTTAGAAAAGCCTGTCTCCGCG TTCCCGAATCATGTAACCGAAGAGCATGGCCAATCGAAGTATCCATGGACTACGAAATAAATGGTTTTCAATATTCAGTTATACCCAATATTGGCGATAAATGGCGATGTGCCCAACTATGTATTGACCAAAACAATTGTAAGTCAGCGAATTACTTCCGATCAACCAAGATGTGTTCATTGAATTCCGAAACCCGTAAGACTAAACCTACGGCATTTAATCCGAGTCGGAATCAAGTCGAATACTTAGAAAATGAATGCGCCAATACACTGccag GTGTAAATCAAATGAGTTCATGCTGGCACGAACCTGTTTATGATAGAACTTTACAACAAGTGGACTTACAAGtagaaaacattaatattgaacAA TGCAAAGAAAGATGTGAAtctgaacaatattttagctGCAGaggttatacttttaaatgccCTACAGATGGATTTGGTGGTACTCTTTGTCTTTTACACGGTGACGACACACTTACAGCTGGCCCGCTCATCCCATCACCGTGTTCCACTTACATAGAAAGAATTACTTGTATTGATT TAAGCGTCTCGTGTAATGATGACTCTATGATAGTGTCGTTGAGATCTCAGGGCTTCAAGGGCAGAATGTTTGTGCTAGGAAGACCAGAAGAATGCGGTGTTAACGGTCGCCATACAGATATGACAACGATTACCCTTCCGATTGTTGAAAACCACACTCAACGCAATCGCTGTGATGTTGTGGTGGCTAAATCGGCAAACAGCAATAGGAAATTGGCTACAGCTGTTGTCGTAGTACAACACCACCCGATTATACAAACCGTTGGCGATCGAGTGACCAAAGTGTCATGTGCTGTTGGTTCAAGTCCCCACCCGTCGTTCTTGGCATCTAGACCACAGAACATTACTTTAGACGCTACGTTTGGTGTAGCAGAACCGAG cATACATAACACTATATACAATGACGGTGGCTACGATCCAAATGGTTTAGTTGGCTCTGCAAATCAAGTCGCCAAGATGAGAATTTTAGAAGTAGGACGGAACGTAAAACAAGTATCTGAAGTAAAACTTGGCGATGAATTAGAGCTCCGGATTGATGTGAATCAACCATATA acGCATCACAATTAAGAGCAGGCCACTTGATTGCTAGTTCTGGAGATGGTCTGGACTCCTTGTTACTCTTAGATTGGAGAGGATGTCCTCCAGAACCATCGACATTTCCGGTATTGAATTTAACACCTCCAAATTCTATGGTTGCAAGATTCAAAGCATTCCGATTTCCTTCGTCACCTGTACTACGGTTTAGCCTCATGATGATGTTTTGTGATCAGCTGTGCAAGCCA agtgATTGTGGAAACGGACAAGTGTCCTATGGTCGACGAAAGCGCGATACACAGGCCTCAGAAACTAAACCAAAAGAAGTGCCATTACAACTCGCAATCGTAGTACGTTCTCTTGAGGAACAAGAAGAAATTATAGCCAGTCAAAGTCAAATTAgtaatagtaacaataataatgagagATCATCAAGAAGATTAGAAGCTTCAG taattCGCAACAACGAATGGTGCATTACTTGGCCTATAGGATTAGCAATCACTATAATTCTAGTCACTATGCaaacattaattgtattaggCTGTTGGTCATTTTTTCGACGATCAAACCAAAAGGTCCTTAATGATCGTGTGACTTTAAATTCCGACTTTCAACCAAGACATGTCACTTGGGCTGATCAtcaataa